A stretch of Cyanobacterium sp. HL-69 DNA encodes these proteins:
- a CDS encoding diguanylate cyclase/phosphodiesterase with PAS/PAC sensor(s), which translates to MSETQEFRHILVIEDRKGRRIISLEDNNYTLGRDSNNPIVIYDYQVSRTHATLEKKEDAQGSTYRIVDGDLQGKRSTNGILVNGHATLSHELKHGDSIRFANEAKANYYIIATESGIDLFNPDDLGNLNSRSTLTSPTTQTMISKQEEAENPQDQEELIRLASFPELSPHPIIEVDWEGNITYLNPAASIKFENLYEEKLSHPILADLLIESNNRQGNLFLREVKIGAEVFEQYVHYLSEKKLIRSYIFDFTKRKQAEAQLKESEARYRAILRQTSEGIILAYAHNKKIIEVNGAYAKMIGYGTEEMKEMTLYNLIASDLQLFNQDLARIAERKQDTLAQYIHRCKDGTLLNLESNISVISYQNKDIFSIVVKNVPEATHTANKSSYYHFYDSLTNLANKTLLEKQLDFALLSAKRYQHFLGLIVLEIKGLDGFKKIRGEEETNKFLQNFAQTFESCLRSFDLAARWDDNRFIALFSRIRGPRDPAKIAKRMATVFEQYIQQQKGNTDLDLNIGMVVYPLDGDNTEHLIQSALVSLEQSSHDESGVVSWSGFKISPKTASLLRLENLIGSAIQEKQFYLCYQPQLSLPTNSLTGMETLLRWNHPELGKITPKHFLRLAEETDFMLPLGVWILQTAVAQMKQWTSQGFSTFPVTVNISSRQFNQDSFVDLVATILQETGLPPQQLELEITENSLLQNPSFAAQSLQQLLELKVRLCLDNFGVGGSSLGHLQQFPFNTVKISPTVISKLESNQAFNSFIRAIVSFSEGYNLKVIAVGVEKPAQLELLKSLNCLQIQGNLFSSPLPTQDATAFLEKGSFYIPS; encoded by the coding sequence ATGAGTGAAACTCAAGAATTCCGTCATATATTAGTCATAGAAGATCGCAAAGGAAGAAGAATTATATCCTTAGAAGACAACAACTACACCCTCGGAAGAGACTCCAATAACCCCATCGTCATCTATGACTATCAAGTGTCTCGCACCCATGCAACTTTAGAAAAAAAAGAAGACGCCCAAGGAAGCACCTATCGCATAGTGGACGGAGACTTGCAGGGCAAAAGAAGCACCAACGGGATTTTAGTAAATGGACACGCCACCCTTTCTCATGAATTAAAACATGGGGATTCAATTCGTTTTGCCAACGAAGCCAAAGCTAACTATTACATCATCGCCACAGAGTCAGGTATTGACCTTTTTAATCCCGACGACTTAGGAAATCTAAACTCCAGAAGCACCCTCACCAGCCCCACTACCCAAACAATGATTTCCAAGCAGGAAGAAGCAGAAAATCCTCAAGACCAAGAAGAATTAATACGTCTTGCATCCTTCCCTGAATTGTCTCCCCATCCTATTATCGAGGTGGACTGGGAGGGTAATATTACTTATCTTAACCCCGCTGCCAGTATCAAATTTGAAAATCTTTATGAAGAAAAACTAAGTCATCCTATCCTTGCAGATTTATTAATAGAATCAAATAATCGTCAGGGAAATCTTTTCCTACGGGAAGTAAAAATAGGGGCAGAAGTATTTGAGCAATATGTTCACTACCTTTCCGAAAAAAAACTCATTAGAAGTTATATTTTCGACTTTACTAAAAGAAAACAAGCCGAAGCCCAACTAAAAGAAAGTGAGGCTCGTTATAGGGCTATATTACGCCAAACTTCTGAGGGTATCATTCTTGCCTATGCCCACAATAAAAAAATTATTGAAGTAAATGGAGCCTATGCCAAGATGATAGGCTATGGCACGGAAGAAATGAAAGAGATGACTCTTTATAATCTCATTGCTAGTGACTTACAGTTATTTAACCAAGATTTGGCCAGAATCGCCGAAAGAAAACAAGATACCCTTGCTCAGTATATCCATCGCTGTAAAGATGGAACTTTACTTAATTTAGAATCTAATATTAGTGTTATTAGTTATCAAAATAAAGACATTTTTTCTATTGTGGTGAAAAATGTTCCTGAAGCTACCCATACTGCTAACAAGTCTAGTTATTATCATTTTTATGATAGTTTGACCAATTTAGCTAATAAAACTTTATTAGAAAAACAACTAGATTTTGCCCTTTTATCAGCTAAACGTTACCAACATTTTCTTGGTCTAATTGTATTAGAAATAAAAGGATTAGATGGATTTAAAAAAATCAGAGGAGAAGAGGAAACTAATAAATTTTTACAAAATTTTGCTCAAACTTTTGAGTCCTGTTTACGTAGCTTTGATTTGGCCGCCAGATGGGATGATAATAGATTTATTGCTTTATTTTCCCGTATTAGGGGACCTAGAGATCCTGCTAAAATTGCGAAAAGGATGGCTACGGTTTTTGAGCAGTATATTCAACAGCAAAAGGGCAATACTGACTTAGATTTAAATATTGGTATGGTGGTGTATCCCCTCGATGGGGATAATACTGAGCATTTAATCCAAAGTGCTTTGGTATCTTTAGAACAATCTAGTCATGATGAGTCTGGAGTTGTTAGTTGGAGTGGATTTAAGATTAGCCCCAAAACAGCTAGTTTACTTAGGTTGGAAAATTTGATTGGTAGCGCTATCCAAGAAAAACAGTTTTATCTGTGTTATCAACCTCAATTAAGTCTTCCCACTAATAGTTTAACGGGCATGGAGACGTTACTTCGTTGGAATCATCCTGAGTTGGGCAAAATTACCCCTAAACATTTTTTGAGATTGGCGGAGGAAACTGATTTTATGTTGCCTTTGGGGGTGTGGATTTTACAGACGGCAGTGGCTCAGATGAAACAATGGACAAGTCAGGGTTTCTCTACATTTCCTGTGACAGTTAATATTTCTAGTCGTCAGTTTAATCAAGATAGTTTTGTGGATTTAGTGGCTACTATTCTTCAGGAAACAGGTTTACCCCCTCAACAGTTGGAGTTAGAAATTACTGAAAATTCTTTATTACAAAATCCTAGTTTTGCGGCTCAAAGTTTACAGCAATTGTTAGAGTTAAAAGTACGTTTATGTCTTGATAATTTTGGGGTGGGGGGTTCGTCTTTAGGTCATTTGCAACAATTTCCTTTTAATACTGTAAAAATTAGCCCAACGGTCATTAGTAAGTTAGAATCTAATCAGGCTTTTAATTCATTTATAAGGGCGATCGTTTCCTTTAGTGAAGGTTACAATTTGAAAGTTATTGCTGTGGGGGTAGAAAAACCTGCACAACTAGAATTGTTAAAAAGTCTAAACTGTTTGCAAATTCAAGGTAATTTATTTAGTAGTCCTTTACCCACTCAGGATGCTACTGCATTCTTGGAAAAGGGGAGTTTTTATATTCCTTCTTGA